A section of the Streptomyces sp. V3I8 genome encodes:
- a CDS encoding TMEM165/GDT1 family protein, producing MHLDPLAILTAFGLIFLAELPDKTMFASLAMGTRMRPLYVWFGTSTAFIVHVAIAVGAGSLIGLLPDWTVKSVSAALFAFGAFMLLRGGADDDEEDAGGRTVAGFWPVYTTAFMAVFISEWGDLTQITTANLAATNGVASVAVGAAAALMSVSALALLAGRFIAKRVPLKTVQRIGGICMLGLAVWSVVEIFAG from the coding sequence ATGCATCTCGACCCCCTGGCGATCCTCACCGCTTTCGGGCTGATCTTCCTCGCCGAACTGCCCGACAAGACGATGTTCGCGTCGCTGGCCATGGGCACCCGTATGCGGCCGCTGTACGTGTGGTTCGGTACGTCCACCGCGTTCATCGTGCATGTCGCGATCGCCGTCGGCGCCGGCAGCCTCATCGGCCTGCTGCCCGACTGGACCGTCAAGTCGGTCTCGGCCGCGCTCTTCGCGTTCGGCGCGTTCATGCTGCTGCGCGGCGGCGCGGACGACGACGAGGAGGACGCCGGCGGCCGGACCGTCGCCGGTTTCTGGCCCGTCTACACGACCGCCTTCATGGCCGTCTTCATCAGCGAGTGGGGCGATCTGACGCAGATCACGACCGCCAACCTCGCGGCCACGAACGGTGTCGCGTCGGTGGCCGTCGGTGCCGCGGCCGCGCTGATGTCGGTCTCCGCGCTCGCGCTGCTGGCGGGACGCTTCATCGCGAAGCGCGTGCCGCTGAAGACCGTGCAGCGGATCGGCGGGATCTGCATGCTCGGGCTCGCCGTCTGGTCGGTGGTGGAGATCTTCGCGGGCTGA
- a CDS encoding SseB family protein, whose product MSGPPDEDTAVVILRALGVLAHDGGNEHARAALTGSHVLVPSYGDDDGADPLGLTLPVTGRTVLVFTSEARMVRRLPDVVHYCLVPLGALPAHWPERDPSLAIDIGSPDSVLLTAEGVRLLLSAGTASAGAAHPRLRWTDV is encoded by the coding sequence ATGAGCGGCCCGCCCGACGAAGACACCGCCGTTGTGATCCTGCGGGCCCTGGGGGTCCTGGCCCACGACGGGGGGAACGAGCACGCGCGGGCGGCCCTGACGGGCAGCCACGTGCTGGTCCCGTCGTACGGGGACGACGACGGCGCGGACCCGCTCGGACTGACCCTGCCGGTGACGGGGCGGACCGTGCTGGTCTTCACCTCGGAGGCGCGTATGGTCCGCCGCCTGCCGGACGTCGTCCACTACTGCCTCGTCCCGCTGGGCGCGCTCCCGGCGCACTGGCCGGAGCGCGATCCCTCCCTCGCCATCGACATCGGCTCACCGGACAGCGTGCTGCTGACCGCCGAGGGGGTACGGCTCCTCCTGTCCGCCGGGACCGCGTCCGCCGGGGCGGCCCACCCCCGGCTCAGGTGGACTGACGTGTGA
- a CDS encoding LacI family DNA-binding transcriptional regulator, which translates to MTMSQSGGRRRPPTIHDVAREAGVSRGTVSRVLNGGHYVSPAAQEAVNAAIRRTGYVVNRHARSLITGRSDSIGFLLTEPQERFFEDPNFNVLLRGCTQALAAHDIPLLLMLAGTEDERRRITRYITAGHVDGVLLVSSHSGDPVAEQLRDAGVPLVMCGKPIGVGSKISYVAADDRDGARDMVRHLVSLGRRRVGMVTGPLDTPGGVERLAGYREVLTEAGIGLDERLVVSGDYSRASGEAGAGLLLERAPDMDAVFVASDLMAQGVLSTLQRAGRTVPGDVAVGGFDDSSAAVASSPELTTIRQPYDRISSEMVRVLLAQIGGEDPAAVILPTELVTRQST; encoded by the coding sequence GTGACCATGAGCCAATCGGGGGGCCGGCGCCGACCGCCGACGATCCACGACGTCGCGCGCGAGGCGGGAGTCTCACGGGGGACCGTGTCACGCGTCCTCAACGGCGGTCACTATGTGAGCCCCGCCGCCCAGGAGGCGGTCAACGCCGCCATCCGCAGGACGGGTTACGTCGTGAACCGGCATGCCCGCTCGCTGATCACCGGACGCTCGGACTCGATCGGCTTCCTGCTCACGGAGCCGCAGGAGAGGTTCTTCGAGGACCCCAACTTCAATGTCCTGCTGCGCGGTTGCACGCAGGCACTGGCGGCGCACGACATCCCGTTGCTGCTGATGCTGGCGGGCACCGAGGACGAGCGCCGCCGTATCACCCGGTACATCACCGCGGGCCATGTCGACGGGGTGCTGCTGGTCTCCAGCCACTCCGGCGACCCGGTGGCCGAGCAACTGCGCGACGCCGGAGTGCCGCTCGTCATGTGCGGCAAGCCCATCGGCGTCGGATCCAAGATCAGCTACGTGGCGGCGGACGACCGGGACGGCGCCCGCGACATGGTGCGCCACCTGGTCTCGCTCGGCCGGCGCCGGGTGGGGATGGTGACGGGGCCGCTGGACACCCCCGGCGGTGTCGAGCGGCTGGCCGGCTACCGGGAGGTGCTCACCGAGGCGGGCATCGGCCTGGACGAACGTCTCGTCGTGTCCGGCGACTACAGCCGGGCCAGCGGTGAGGCGGGCGCCGGGCTCCTCCTGGAGCGGGCACCGGACATGGACGCGGTGTTCGTGGCGTCCGACCTGATGGCGCAGGGTGTGCTGAGCACGCTGCAGCGCGCGGGCCGGACCGTTCCCGGTGACGTCGCGGTGGGCGGCTTCGACGACTCCTCGGCGGCGGTCGCCTCCAGCCCCGAGCTCACCACGATCCGCCAGCCCTACGACCGCATCAGCTCCGAGATGGTCCGGGTGCTGCTGGCCCAGATCGGCGGCGAGGACCCGGCGGCGGTGATCCTGCCGACGGAGCTGGTCACACGTCAGTCCACCTGA
- a CDS encoding carbohydrate ABC transporter permease: MSSLAVRKAAPAAGTTPGTAQGPPRPRRIAFVPTVTLLIGALYCLLPVAWVVIAATKSGSELFSTFTFLPGTGFAENVADLNAYRDGVYWKWMGNSALYAGLGALLSTAVSAFSGYALAIYRFRGRETVFNILLAGVLMPPVILAIPQYLLMAEADLTDSYASVLLPLILSPYGVYLARIYSAAAVPADVVEAGRMDGASELRIFTRIALPMMVPGLVTVFLFQFVAVWNNFLLPYIMLSDDEKFPITLGLFTLLEQGSNTPALYTLVITGALLAVVPLVALFLVIQRFWSLDLLSGAVKS, from the coding sequence ATGAGTTCCCTCGCCGTCCGCAAGGCGGCCCCGGCCGCCGGGACGACGCCCGGCACCGCCCAGGGACCGCCGCGGCCCCGCCGGATCGCCTTCGTCCCCACGGTGACCCTGCTGATCGGCGCGCTCTACTGCCTGCTGCCGGTGGCCTGGGTGGTGATCGCGGCGACCAAGTCGGGCAGCGAGCTGTTCTCGACGTTCACGTTCCTGCCGGGCACGGGCTTCGCCGAGAACGTCGCGGACCTCAACGCCTACCGCGACGGCGTGTACTGGAAGTGGATGGGCAACTCCGCCCTCTACGCGGGCCTCGGCGCCCTCCTGTCGACGGCCGTCTCGGCGTTCAGCGGGTACGCACTGGCGATCTACCGCTTCCGCGGCCGCGAGACCGTCTTCAACATCCTGCTGGCGGGCGTGCTGATGCCGCCGGTGATCCTGGCCATTCCGCAGTACCTGCTGATGGCCGAGGCCGACCTCACGGACTCGTACGCGTCCGTGCTGCTGCCGCTGATCCTGTCCCCCTACGGGGTGTATCTCGCGCGGATCTACTCGGCCGCGGCCGTGCCCGCCGATGTCGTCGAGGCCGGGCGGATGGACGGCGCGAGCGAGCTGCGGATCTTCACCCGGATCGCGCTGCCGATGATGGTGCCCGGACTGGTGACGGTCTTCCTGTTCCAGTTCGTGGCGGTGTGGAACAACTTCCTGCTGCCGTACATCATGCTCAGCGACGACGAGAAGTTCCCGATCACCCTCGGTCTGTTCACGCTTCTCGAACAGGGCTCCAACACTCCGGCCCTCTACACCCTGGTGATCACCGGCGCGCTGCTCGCGGTGGTCCCGCTCGTCGCGCTCTTCCTGGTCATCCAGCGGTTCTGGAGTCTCGATCTCCTGTCGGGAGCCGTAAAGTCGTGA